Sequence from the Pirellulales bacterium genome:
CATTCTCGACCTGGCGCGAGATCGGCACCGGTTTCGTCAAGTTTGGTACCGTGCCGATCCAGGGCGCCAATGACGCGGTCGATAATGTGTTTCTTTCCGTCTTGCGCGGCGACGGCCTGCCGCACGTCGACTTTAGCACCATTGCCATGCTGGCCGCCTTTGCCGCCATTGCAGGGCAGGGGGGACTGTCGAACGCACCCCTGAGCAACTACACCCGCGACCAGGGATGGGGAATGGGATATCACGTCGGCGCGATTCCCAGCGTCATCGGCGGCCGCAATATCGCGCTCTCGCACGTAGGCATGGTGTTCGAAGTGACGCCCGAATCCTTGTCACGCTGGCGGCGTTGGTACCGGCACGTAATGCGCGATCAGTTGGTCGTGTGGATGCCCGCCTGTTTTATAGGGCTAGCGCTACCCAGCATGTTGTCAGTGCAATTCGTGCCGCGCGGCAAAGTGGCCGACGATTGGACCGTGGCCGGTATGACGGCCGGCGGAGTTGAGAACCATATCAATACCCAATGGGGGTCGGAGGTCGGTCACCTGTTCTGGTATTTGACGCTGCTTTGCGGATTCCTGGTGCTTGCGCCGACTATGGCCTCGACGATCGACGGTTTCGTCCGCCGCTGGGTCGATGTCTTCTGGACGTCCAGCGCCCGATTGCGCGAGTGGGAAACCAAGAGAATTCGCAATCTCTACTTTTATGTGCTGACGGGCTATTCGGTGTTTGGGCTGACCATGCTGTATCTTGGCAAGCCATTGATGCTGCTGACGATCGGCACCAATATCATGAACTTCGCGTTGGGATTCAGCTGCTGGCACGTGCTGGCGCTGAATCTCATCCTGTTGCCGCGCGAACTGCGTCCCAATTGGTTTATGCGCACGGGTCTCTTTTTTGCCGGGCTGTTTTTCATTGTGCTCTCAATCATCGTGGCCATCCAAACGGCCAGCAAATTCGGTTTGATATAGCTGTCCTGCCGCCGATTCCGTCCCTCCTGTGTTTCCCTTCGCCGCGGATCTGTACCTGATGAATGATGCGAAAACTCCCTGGTATCGCGAGCTGACGCGATACCACTGGTTCGTGCTGACCGTGGCGGCCTTGGGCTGGCTGTTCGATACGATGGATCAGCAACTCTTTACATTGGCACGCAGGCCGGCCATGCAGGAATTGTTGGCCGTACCGGCGCCGCCCGACGAGACCAGCGAAGCCGCCAAGCTGCGAAAGGACAAGTTTGCCAAAGACGTGGCAGATTACGGTGGATACGCCACGTCGATCTTCTTGATCGGGTGGGCCACCGGCGGATTGGGTTTTGGCATTCTGGGGGATCGCATCGGGCGCGCCAAAACGATGCTGTTCACGATTCTCCTTTATTCGCTTTTCACCGGGCTGAGCGCGTTTTCGCGCGGTTTTTGGGACTTTGCGTTTTACCGGTTCCTGACAGGCTTGGGCGTGGGAGGCGAGTTCGCGGTCGGCGTGGCGCTGGTGGCCGAAGTAATGCCCGACAATGCGCGAGCCTATGCACTCGGCCTGTTGCAGGCACTGTCGGCCGTGGGCAATATCACAGCGGCGCTGATCAATATTGGGTTTGGCCAGATGCAAGAGTCGGGCCTGATCGGCAGTCTCACAATTTTTGGCACCAAGCTGACGGCTTGGCGTCTGATGTTTGTCGTGGGGACCGTGCCGGCACTGTTGGCGGTGGTGATTCGCCGGCGCTTGAAGGAGCCCGAGCGCTGGCAGGCCGTCGCACACGATGGCACAGCCGTCAAGCAGCTAGGCTCGTATGGGCAGCTTTTCGGCGATCCGCGCTGGCGCAAAAACGCAATCGTCGGGCTGTGCCTGGCATTTGCTGGCGTCGTCGGTTTGTGGGGTATCGGGTTCTTCGCCCCCGACCTGGTCCGCTCAGTATTCACGCAGCATTTCACCGAGCAGGGCTTAACCAAGGAAGAGGTCGAAGCGAAGCTCTTTTTGTGGACTGGTATCAATTCGGTAATGCAGAACCTGGGCGGCTTCTTCGGCATTTACGCCTTTAGCGTGATCACGCATCGGATCGGGCGGCGCTATTCCTTTGCGATCGCGTTCATAGCAGCGCTAATTAGTACGGCCTTCTTCTTTTGGTACGTCGGTCGCTTGAGCGATCTGTTCTGGATGACGCCCCTGATGGGCTTCTGCCAAC
This genomic interval carries:
- a CDS encoding Nramp family divalent metal transporter produces the protein MAETLTTTNPETLHQQGQAPWPGSHEMPRWNQGPLVDAPYFTWRNWFAMLGPGLLMGGAAIGGGEWLMGPAVTARYGGALMWLATLSILGQVVYNLEISRYTLYSGEPIFTGKFRTLPGPRFWLTAYLILDFGAVFPYLASNAAVPLSAVILGAIPSANPQETPWTSFDLLGQHFDFSQAFLIQSLAFSVFLASLLPLIFGGKIYSALKAVMTFKIVTVFSFLLFIAICFSTFSTWREIGTGFVKFGTVPIQGANDAVDNVFLSVLRGDGLPHVDFSTIAMLAAFAAIAGQGGLSNAPLSNYTRDQGWGMGYHVGAIPSVIGGRNIALSHVGMVFEVTPESLSRWRRWYRHVMRDQLVVWMPACFIGLALPSMLSVQFVPRGKVADDWTVAGMTAGGVENHINTQWGSEVGHLFWYLTLLCGFLVLAPTMASTIDGFVRRWVDVFWTSSARLREWETKRIRNLYFYVLTGYSVFGLTMLYLGKPLMLLTIGTNIMNFALGFSCWHVLALNLILLPRELRPNWFMRTGLFFAGLFFIVLSIIVAIQTASKFGLI
- a CDS encoding MFS transporter; translation: MNDAKTPWYRELTRYHWFVLTVAALGWLFDTMDQQLFTLARRPAMQELLAVPAPPDETSEAAKLRKDKFAKDVADYGGYATSIFLIGWATGGLGFGILGDRIGRAKTMLFTILLYSLFTGLSAFSRGFWDFAFYRFLTGLGVGGEFAVGVALVAEVMPDNARAYALGLLQALSAVGNITAALINIGFGQMQESGLIGSLTIFGTKLTAWRLMFVVGTVPALLAVVIRRRLKEPERWQAVAHDGTAVKQLGSYGQLFGDPRWRKNAIVGLCLAFAGVVGLWGIGFFAPDLVRSVFTQHFTEQGLTKEEVEAKLFLWTGINSVMQNLGGFFGIYAFSVITHRIGRRYSFAIAFIAALISTAFFFWYVGRLSDLFWMTPLMGFCQLALFGGYAIYFPELFPTRLRSTGVSFCYNVGRFIAAVGPFMLAKLTTDIFTKAHGYEREPMRYAGVAMCAVFLLGLVVLPFAPETKGRPLPE